From the genome of Lampris incognitus isolate fLamInc1 chromosome 17, fLamInc1.hap2, whole genome shotgun sequence:
tctaccacatacctcctcccatacatgtggagtcaccagccgcttcttttcacctgacagtgaggagtttcaccagggggacgtagcgcatgggaggatcacgctattccccctagctcccccttccccctgaacaggcgccccaaccgaccaaaggaggcgctagtgcagcgaccaggacacatacccacgtccgacttcccacaaacagacacggccaattgtgtctgtagggacgcccgaccaagctgggggtaacacggggattcgatccagcaatccccatgttggtaggcaacgaaatagaccactatgttACCTGGAGGCTCGGAGTTCTGAGATTTTCATCAAATTGGGGTTAAACAGTTTTCCCAAGAAAGGTCCTATTTACCTTGTATCTATCGGCCATTCTGAAGCCCACTGCAGATCGTAGCTTGTGGAGACAGATGGGACAGACGTCCGGGGGTCTACGATTGGACTCTTCTACACGGGTGGAGCTCTGAATCAAACAGCTCACCCACTGGCAGTGACGGAGTCCAAACACATGGTCCatctcatggctcactgtctggAAACAAGTAGTCAGATCAAGAGTTTTGTGACAGCAGCTCTCAAAACAATGAGTCCTTCTGTACGATGTGAGGCCTCATGGAGACGGACTAACCTTACAGGGACGGAGGAGCAGCAGGCCGGTGATGGGGGAATATAACAACCTTAAACATGGAATAGTCCCCCACCTTGACCGGAGCCCCTCCTTCAACCTCCCCGCGTATCTGCTGGTATGGATGTTGTCATGGTACCGGGCGAAGCTGAACACGCCCATCCCTGAAACAGAGAGTCTTGTATGGTTTGCATTCAACGACACCTGGTGGTGTTTAAGTCACACAGCTTCATCAGTACAGCACAGTCAGCCCACCAGCAATGGTTCAAACTGAAATGCTGAACTTGCACTCATGACCTTTCATCACACATAAAGGAATTCTTCTTGCAAAAGTGTGAGTCCTTTTTTAGCCTCAACCCAACATTCATTCTTCAGCATTTTTgcaactgattttttttgttcttcttgttGTTTGATGGCCTAGTCTGTTTTTATGTGGTTTTTTTtcttgaccccccccttttctccccaattgtacttggccaattaccccactcttccaagctgtcctggtcgctgcttgctccaccctctctgttgatccagggagggctgcagactaccacatgtctcctctgatacatgtggagtcaccagccgcttcttttcacctgacagtgaggagtttcaccagggggacgtagcgcgtgggaggatcacgttactcCCCCGacatccctccccccccccaaacaggcgcccccactgatcagaggaggtgctagttcagcgaccaggacacacaaccacatttggcttcccacccacagacaactgtgtctgtagggacacccaaccaaaccGGGGGTAACACTAGGATTCAGTCCGGCAATcatcacgttggtaggcaacggaatagaccactacgctacccagacacgccccgcccctttctttttttaatgggaTTTTGTTCGTTCTTTATCAGAGGTTTTTGTTTGGTCTCCAATAAAGGGACCGCTTTGAACTCAAACTGAAACAAGAGAGCAGATGAtctcttcagataaactggactcacctGTAAACTCTTCAGATAACTGGACTCgcatataaactcttcagataaactggactcacctGTAAACTCTTCAGGTAACctggactcacatataaactcttcagataaactggactcacctGTAAACTCTTCAGGTAACctggactcacatataaactcttcagataaactggactcacatataaactcttcagataaactggactcacatataaactcttcagataaactggactcacctgtaaactcttcagataaactggactcacatataaactcttcagataaactggactcacatataaactcttcagataaactggactcacatataaactcttcagataaactggactcacctGTAAACCCTTCAGGTAACCTGGACTtacatataaactcttcagataaactggactcacctGTAAACTCTTCAGGTAACctggactcacatataaactcttcagataaactggactcacatataaactcttcagataaactggactcacatataaactcttcagataaactggactcacatataaactcttcagataaactggacttacatataaactcttcagataaactggacttacatataaactcttcagataaactggactcacctGTAAACTCTTCAGGTAACctggactcacatataaactcttcagataaactggactcacatataaactcttcagataaactggactcacatataaactcttcagataaactggactcacatataaactcttcagataaactggactcacatataaactcttcagataaactggactcacatataaactcttcagataaactggactcacatataaactcttcagataaactggactcacatataaactcttcagataaactggactcacatataaactcttcagataaactggacttacatataaactcttcagataaactggacttacatataaactcttcagataaactggactcacctGTAAACTCTTCAGGTAACctggactcacatataaactcttcagataaactggactcacatataaactcttcagataaactggactcacatataaactcttcagataaactggactcacatataaactcttcagataaactggactcacatataaactcttcagataaactggactcacatataaactcttcagataaactggactcacatataaactcttcagataaactggactcacatataaactcttcagataactGGACTCACCtgtaaactcttcagataaactggactcacatataaactcttcagataaactggactcacatataaactcttcagataaactggactcacatataaactcttcagataaactggactcacatataaactcttcagataaactggactcacatataaactcttcagataaactggactcacatataaactcttcagataaactggactcacatataaactcttcagataaactggactcacatataaactcttcagataactGGACTCgcatataaactcttcagataaactggactcacatataaactcttcaggTAACCTGGACTtacatataaactcttcagataaactggactcacgTATAAACTCTTCAAATAAACTGAACTCACCtgtaaactcttcagataaactggactcacata
Proteins encoded in this window:
- the LOC130127849 gene encoding LOW QUALITY PROTEIN: archaemetzincin-2 (The sequence of the model RefSeq protein was modified relative to this genomic sequence to represent the inferred CDS: inserted 2 bases in 1 codon); this translates as MQVVQHSXETLRTALVSRDPCWASDDLTWILPQPETTQDFQSFYRDLHHKIPLQATAPFTFTHWMGVFSFARYHDNIHTSRYAGRLKEGLRSRWGTIPCLRLLYSPITGLLLLRPCKTVSHEMDHVFGLRHCQWVSCLIQSSTRVEESNRRPPDVCPICLHKLRSAVGFRMADRYKALLCWMEESLRGWSGPQQSGSSQSDLAQAFHKRSRTDRFLSV